The following coding sequences lie in one Rhinolophus ferrumequinum isolate MPI-CBG mRhiFer1 chromosome 14, mRhiFer1_v1.p, whole genome shotgun sequence genomic window:
- the LOC117033701 gene encoding endogenous retrovirus group K member 7 Env polyprotein-like translates to MHTNNSVIGWTVKILSLGDWSSESPPVVPAPHFPPCTDNSKLDITSVPWKGCSNKVSFRYDIPGTNRYILDWSDKTWTLTERAGWTRKLDSGLWTSDSQHLQSALWKLMGVMEKIDYIVEYCKSGTPCTPDSVLDDGSKNWITVRNAANVSACVPSPYALLIGNIDIQFEGNHFHVFCNNCTLANCASWVPSGTQIMVLKQPPFVMLPVNISEPWYAERSLQIFKEIEHALSRQKRFIGLLIAGIVALVTVVATAATAAVALSQTIQNANYVNTLTKNVSLALGTQEDIDTKLEEKLNALYDAVQYMGSVIHSMKVKSHLECHPEYHWICVTSKEYNQSQYEWDRVRLHLQGVWHNANVSLDMLRLHEEIKNMREAEPLRFDAAQAASDFVNALKNAMPSLPSMPNLVHSVLVFLTLGICVCVILCLLPVLIRAFINKMMDLRADIHQLELKTGL, encoded by the coding sequence ATGCATACTAATAACTCAGTTATTGGATGGAcagttaaaattctttctttaggAGATTGGTCTTCGGAGAGTCCACCTGTTGTTCCTGCCCCTCATTTTCCACCTTGCACAGACAATTCTAAATTGGACATTACATCGGTCCCGTGGAAGGGATGTTCAAATAAGGTTTCATTTCGATATGACATTCCTGGAACAAATAGATACATCCTTGACTGGTCGGATAAGACCTGGACTCTTACAGAACGGGCCGGATGGACTCGAAAGTTGGATTCAGGACTTTGGACTTCTGATTCACAGCATTTGCAGAGTGCTTTGTGGAAACTTATGGGGGTAATGGAAAAAATTGATTATATTGTTGAATATTGTAAATCAGGAACACCTTGTACCCCTGATTCTGTTTTAGATGATGGATCTAAAAATTGGATTACTGTACGTAATGCTGCAAATGTTTCTGCCTGTGTGCCTTCCCCATATGCTTTGTTAATTGGGAATATTGATATTCAATTTGAGGGAAATCATTTTCATGTATTCTGTAATAATTGTACTCTGGCAAATTGTGCTTCCTGGGTACCGTCTGGAACTCAAATTATGGTTCTTAAGCAGCCcccttttgttatgcttcctgtcaatatttccgAACCGTGGTATGCAGAGAGAAGTctgcaaatttttaaagaaatagagcacgCCTTGAGCAGGCAGAAACGGTTTATTGGACTCCTGATTGCAGGAATAGTCGCCCTGGTAACTGTAGTTGCCACGGCCGCTACAGCTGCTGTAGCTTtgtctcaaactattcaaaatgcCAATTATGTTAACACTCtaactaaaaatgtttctttggcaTTGGGGACTCAAGAGGATATTGATACAAAATTAGAGGAAAAGTTAAATGCCTTATATGATGCAGTCCAGTATATGGGAAGTGTGATCCATAGTATGAAAGTTAAATCTCATTTAGAATGCCATCCAGAATATCATTGGATTTGTGTAACTTCTAAAGAGTATAATCAGAGTCAATATGAATGGGATCGGGTTCGTTTGCATCTCCAAGGAGTGTGGCATAATGCTAATGTTTCTCTTGATATGCTTCGGCTTcatgaggaaattaaaaatatgagagaGGCCGAGCCTTTGAGATTCGATGCTGCTCAGGCTGCTTCCGATTTTGttaatgctttgaaaaatgctaTGCCTTCTTTGCCTTCTATGCCAAATTTGGTACATTCTGTATTGgtatttcttacattgggcatctgtgtctgtgtgattctgtgcCTGCTCCCTGTCCTCATCAGAGCcttcattaataaaatgatggACTTGCGTGCTGATATCCATCAGCTTGAGCTCAAGACAGGGCTTTAA